CTTACCGTGGTTCTTGGTTAGACTTTGAGTTTGACCCGAAAGATGCGGTTTTCGTCCGTATCGATAGACGTCGTAAATTGCCAGCATCTATTTTGTTGCGTGCTTTGGGTTATGACTCGCAGCAAATTCTTGATATGTTCTTCGAAACCAGTAAGCACAAAGTTTCAGAAGAAGTTTGTACGTTGGAGTTGGTGCCTTCTCGATTAAGGGGTGATATTGCCAGCTTCGATATTAAAGACAACGAAGGCAATATCATTGTAGAAGAAGGTCGACGTATCACCGCGCGCCATATTCGACAGCTAGAAAAAGCCGGTATTAGTGAACTTGAAGTCCCGCTTAACTATATATTCGGAAAGGTTACTGCGAAAGATATCGTTGATGAGCGTACGGGCGAGTTGCTCGTAGAATGTAATACCGAAATTACTGAAGAAGTTGTTCAGACTCTAGTAGAGGCAGGCGTTGAAGAGGTCGAAACTCTCTATACTAACGACCTTGATTGCGGGCCGTTTATTTCTGATACATTGCGTGTAGATCCGACAAGAAGTCAGTTAGAGGCTTTGGTTGAAATCTATAGAATGATGCGTCCTGGTGAGCCACCTACTAAAGAATCTGCAGAGAACTTGTTCAAGAACTTATTCTTCACTGAAGAGCGATACGATCTTTCTGCTGTGGGTAGAATGAAGTTTAATCGACGCATCGGTCGTGATAATGAAGAAGGCGCTGGTACGTTAGATAATGACGATATTATCCAGGTTCTGAAAACGTTGATCGATATTCGTAACGGTAAAGGTATGGTTGATGATATTGACCACCTAGGTAACCGACGAATTAGATCAGTAGGTGAGATGGCAGAAAACCAATTCCGAGTTGGCTTAGTTCGAGTAGAGCGTGCGGTTCGTGATCGTTTAAGTATGGCAGAGTCAGACGGTTTAATGCCTCAAGACCTCATTAACGCGAAGCCTGTTGCAGCAGCGGTTAAAGAGTTCTTTGGTTCTAGTCAGTTATCTCAGTTTATGGATCAGAACAACCCTCTTTCTGAGGTGACTCACAAGCGTCGAGTGTCAGCATTAGGTCCAGGTGGTTTGACTCGCGAGCGTGCAGGTTTTGAGGTGCGTGATGTACACCCAACACACTATGGTCGTGTTTGTCCTATCGAAACACCTGAAGGACCAAACATCGGATTGATCAACTCGTTGGCAACCTATGCTCGTACTAACTCATTTGGCTTCCTTGAGAGCCCGTACAGAAAAGTAGTTGATGGCGTTGTTACAGATGATATCGAGTACTTATCGGCTATCGAAGAGAGTAATTACGTTATTGCACAGGCTAGTGCAATAATTGATGAGTCCAGTACCTTAACTGAAGAGTTGGTTACTGTTCGTCACAAGAATGAATTCACCGTAATGCCTCCTGAGCGTGTTAACTATATGGATGTATCTCCTCGACAGGTTGTGTCGGTGGCAGCATCTCTAATCCCATTCTTAGAGCACGATGATGCGAACCGTGCATTGATGGGGTCGAACATGCAACGACAGGCAGTGCCAACGCTAAAAGCAGAGAAGCCTTTGGTTGGTACCGGTATTGAAAGAATTGTTGCACAAGATTCCGGTGTTTGTGTTGTTGCCAAACGTGGCGGTATTGTTGAGAGTGTTGATGCATCAAGAATCGTTGTGAGAGCTAACAATGACGAAGTTGATGCAGGTGATGCAGGTGTTGATATCTACAGCCTTACTAAATACACACGTTCTAACCAGAATACTTGTATTAACCAGAAGCCGCTTGTCAAAGGTGGTGATCAGGTTGCCCGTGGCGATGTAATGGCTGATGGTCCGTCTGTTGATATGGGTGAGTTGGCTCTAGGTCAGAACATGCGTATCGCATTCATGCCGTGGAATGGGTTTAACTTTGAGGATTCCATCTTAGTATCTGAACGAGTGGTAAAGGAGGATCGTTTTACCACTATCCATATTCAAGAGTTAACTTGTGTTGCTCGTGATACTAAACTTGGAAGTGAAGAGATAACAGCTGATATTCCCAATGTTGGCGAAAGTGCACTTGCTAAGCTGGACGAGTCGGGTGTTGTATACATTGGTGCAGAGGTTGGCGCTGGAGACATCTTGGTCGGTAAGGTGACGCCTAAAGGTGAAACTCAGTTAACTCCTGAGGAGAAGCTGCTTCGTGCAATATTTGGTGAAAAGGCATCTGACGTTAAAGATACCTCGTTGCGTGTATCTACCGGTACACGAGGTACGGTTATCGATGTTCAGGTCTTCACTCGAGATGGTGTGGAAAAAGATCAGCGCGCACTTGATATCGAAAATGCGCAGCTTAATACCTTTAGAAAAGATCTAAAAGATGAGTACCGCATCGTAGAGACCGCTACTTATGAGCGTCTCCGTGAGCTGCTTGTGGATAATGAGGTTGTTGGAGCACCTAACCTCAAGAAAGGCGACAAGCTAACTAACGAATACCTAGACGAGCTGAGTTTATCTGAGTGGTTTAAGATTCGTATGGCTAGCGATGATCTCAACGAAACGCTTGAGCGTTCTGAGGCGCAGTTAGCTGAACGTAGAGCTGAGCACGAAGAGCGATTCGAAGACAAGAAGCGTAAGCTTCAAACCGGTGACGATCTGGCTCCTGGCGTACTTAAAATTGTTAAGGTGTATGTCGCGATCAAGCGTCGTATTCAGCCAGGGGATAAGATGGCTGGTCGTCACGGTAACAAGGGTGTTATCTCGGTTATTATGCCTGTTGAAGACATGCCTTACGATGAGCATGGTGAGCCAGTAGATATCGTGCTTAACCCGCTAGGTGTACCGTCTCGAATGAACGTAGGTCAGGTATTAGAAACTCACCTGGGTATGGCGGCGAAAGGTTTGGGTGTGAAAATCAACCAGATGATCAAAGATCAGCGCGATGTTGCTGAGCTGAGGTCGTTCCTGGGTGAGATCTATAACGGTATAGCGAGCAAACAAGAAGCGTTAGACTCATTCTCTGATGCTGAGATCGTAGAGCTTGCTAAGAACTTGCGTCAAGGTGTGCCTATGGCTACACCAGCATTTGATGGCGCTAAAGAGTCCGAAATTAAAGAGTTGTTGAGACTCGCAGGCTTGGAAGATACTGGTCAAACGCCTTTGTATGATGGTCGTACCGGTGAGAAGTTCGATCGACCTGTAACTGTTGGCTATATGTATATGTTAAAACTGAATCACTTGGTTGATGACAAAATGCATGCCCGTTCAACAGGTTCTTATAGTCTTGTTACTCAGCAGCCTTTGGGTGGTAAAGCACAGTTTGGTGGCCAGCGTTTCGGAGAGATGGAGGTATGGGCGCTAGAAGCTTACGGTGCAGCCTATACACTGCAAGAAATGCTAACCGTTAAGTCTGATGATGTTAACGGTAGAACTAAGATGTACAAAAATATCGTCGATGGCGATCACCGTATGGAACCGGGTATGCCGGAGTCATTTAACGTATTGGTTAAGGAAATTCGCTCATTAGGTATCGATATTGAGCTTGAAAACGAGTAACCGTCTAGTGCGGTTACTTACCTGGATATATCGATTTAACCTAATATTAGCGGAGGCGAGCAGTTGCTCGCCCAGAACCAACTCCTTTTGGAGCGGAAACCGATGAAAGATTTATTAAATTTACTTAAAAACCAGAATCACAATAAGGAATTTGATTCGATTCGCATTGGTCTGGCGTCGCCAGAGATGATTCGTTCATGGTCATATGGTGAAGTTAAAAAGCCGGAAACTATCAACTACCGTACTTTCAAGCCTGAAAGAGACGGTCTTTTTTGTGCCAAAATATTTGGTCCAATAAAAGATTATGAATGCCTTTGTGGTAAGTATAAGCGCTTAAAGCATCGTGGTGTTATTTGTGAGAAGTGCGGTGTAGAAGTTGCGCTAGCAAGCGTTCGTCGTGACCGTATGGGTCACATCGAATTGGCCAGCCCTGTTGCGCACATTTGGTTCTTGAAGTCACTGCCGTCCCGTATCGGTATGCTTCTCGATATGACCTTAAGAGATATCGAGAGAGTACTATATTTTGAGTCGTTTATTGTAATAGACCCGGGTATGACGACTCTTGAAGCTGGTCAGCTGTTGACAGATGAGCAGTACTACGAAGCCCTAGAAGAATTTGGTGATGAGTTTGATGCCAAAATGGGTGCTGAGGCAGTTCAGGCATTACTCAAAGATATTGATCTTGAAGGTGAGATTTCAGAGCTGCGCGAAGAGATTCCAGCGACTAGCTCAGAGACCAAAATCAAAAAGCTATCTAAGCGTCTCAAGCTGCTTGAAGCGTTCTACAATTCAGGTAATAACCCTGAGTGGATGGTGCTAAAGGTTTTACCAGTGTTACCGCCCGATCTAAGACCGTTGGTTCCATTGGATGGTGGCCGTTTTGCAACATCAGACCTTAACGATCTTTATCGCCGTGTTATTAACCGTAATAACCGATTGAAGCGTCTTTTGGAGCTTAGCGCACCTGATATTATTGTTCGCAACGAAAAGCGTATGTTGCAAGAGGCAGTCGATGCGCTTCTTGATAACGGACGTCGTGGTCGTGCGATCACAGGCTCTAACAAACGTCCATTGAAATCTTTGGCAGATATGATCAAAGGTAAGCAGGGTCGTTTCCGTCAAAACTTGCTTGGTAAGCGAGTTGATTACTCCGGCCGTTCGGTAATCGTTGTTGGTCCAAGTTTACGACTACATCAGTGTGGTTTGCCTAAGAAAATGGCGCTTGAATTATTCAAGCCGTTTATCTTTAGCAAATTAGAAAGCCGTGGTTTAGCAACTACGATTAAAGCTGCTAAAAAGATGGTTGAGCGTGAAACTGCCGAAGTGTGGGATATTCTAGCTGAGGTTATTCGTGAGCACCCAGTTATGCTTAACCGTGCGCCAACCCTTCACCGATTGGGTATTCAGGCGTTTGAGCCGGTACTTATTGAAGGTAAAGCGATTCAACTGCATCCGTTAGTTTGTGCGGCATATAACGCCGACTTCGACGGCGACCAAATGGCAGTACACGTTCCACTTACGTTGGAGGCTCAATTAGAGGCTCGAGCGTTAATGATGTCTACTAACAATATATTGTCGCCAGCAAACGGCGAGCCAATTATTGTACCGTCTCAGGATGTTGTTCTTGGTCTTTACTATATGACCCGAGAAAAGATCAACGTTAAAGGTGAGGGTATGGTGTTCTCTGATATTAAAGAGGCTCACCGTGCATACAGCAGTAATCAGGTACACCTTCAAGCGAAAGTTAAGATCCGTGTTGAAGAAGTTGTGGTAGATGACGAAGGTAACAAGACGGTAAGCAAATCAGTCGTTGATACCACTGTTGGTCGAGCATTATTGTTTGATATTTTACCGGACGGACTTCCTTATTCATTGGTCAATCAAAACATGACCAAGAAGGCGATCTCGAAGCTTATCAACACTTCTTACCGTAAATGTGGTTTGAAAGATTCGGTAATATTTGCTGATCAGTTGATGTACCTTGGTTTCAGACAGGCAACTCTTTCAGGGGCGTCTATCGGCGTAAATGACTTTGTTATTCCTGATGAGAAAGAGACTATTATCAATGCCTCGACGACAGAGGTTAAAGAGATTGAATCGCAGTTTGCGTCAGGTCTTTTGACTCAGGGTGAAAAGTACAACAAAGTTATAGATATCTGGTCGCGTGCTAACGATAAAGTGGCCAAAGCGATGATGGATACACTTGGTAAAGAGAGTGTGACTGACAGAGAGGGTAATGAGGTTACACAAGACTCATTTAACTCCGTCTACATGATGGCGGATTCCGGGGCAAGGGGCTCGGCTGCTCAGATTCGTCAGCTAGCTGGTATGCGTGGCCTGATGGCTAAGCCAGATGGCTCGATCATCGAAACGCCGATCACCGCTAACTTTAGAGAAGGCCTCAACGTACTACAGTACTTTATCTCTACCCACGGTGCTCGTAAGGGTCTTGCTGATACAGCACTTAAGACCGCTAACTCTGGTTACTTGACCCGACGTCTTGTGGATGTAGCTCAAGATCTTGTAGTGACTGAAACAGATTGCGGTACAGAAGATGGCTTGTTGATGACACCGATGATCGAAGGGGGGGATGTTGTAGTTCCTCTCGGTGATCGAGTGTTGGGTCGTGTGACGGCTAAAGATGTATATGCGCCAGGTAACAAAGAAGACGCGGTATTGCCAGTAGGTACATTCTTAGATGAAGCGATGATCGCGAAAATCGAAGAAGCGGGTGTCGATGAGATATGGGTTCGCTCTGCAATTACATGTGAAACCAAGTACGGCGTATGTTCGGCCTGTTATGGTCGTGACCTTGCCCGAGGACATATTGTAAATGCGGGTGAAGCTGTAGGTGTTATCGCTGCACAGTCTATCGGTGAGCCAGGTACACAGTTGACCATGCGTACGTTCCACATTGGTGGTGCGGCCTCTAGATCTTCTGCGGTAGACAATATTCAAGTTAAGCATGGCGGTAAGATCCGTCTACACAACATGAAGTCGATCGAGCGAAAAGATGGTAATCTCGTGGTTGCTTCTCGTTCCTCGGCCCTTGCAGTGGCTGACGACCATGGTCGTGAAAGAGAGTGGTATAAGCTACCTTACGGTGCTCTAATTACTGCGAAGGATGGTGATCAGGTTGAAGCAGGCGCGATTGTAGCTAAATGGGATCCGCATACGCACCCGATTATTACCGAGATGGAAGGTATCGTTAAGTTCATTGGCATGGAAGAAGGTATTACAATTAATACCCAGACTGATGAGTTAACAGGTCTTTCAAGTGTTCAGGTTATTGACCCTAAAGATCGCCCAGCGGCAGGTAAAGATATTCGACCAATGGTTCAACTTGTTGATAATGATGGTAACGAACTTAAATTGCCTGTTAATGATGCGCCAGCACAGTACTTCTTGCCAGCAAATGCACTGTTAAGCCTCAGAGATGGTGGTGCTGTTGAGAAGGGTGATGTTATAGCCCGTATCCCTCAGGAGTCATCAAAGACTCGAGATATTACCGGTGGTCTACCACGAGTAGCCGACCTGTTTGAAGCTCGTAAGCCTAAAGAACCATCTATATTGGCAGAAATTAGCGGTGTTGTTAGTTTCGGTAAAGAGACTAAGGGCAAGAAGAGGCTTGTGATTACCCCAGTTGATGGCGGAGATCCTTATGAGGTTCTAATTCCTAAGCATCGCCAAATGAACGTTTTTGAAGGTGAGCAGGTAGAAAAGGGTGAGGTTGTATCGGACGGTCCATCTAACCCACATGATATCTTAAGGTTGTTAGGAGTTGTCGAGCTTACTCGATACATTACGAATGAGATTCAAGATGTTTACCGTTTGCAGGGTGTTGTGATTAACGATAAGCACATTGAAGTTATCGTTCGTCAAATGCTTCGTAAGGTCGATATACTTGACTCTGGTGATACAGAGCTTATCAAGGGTGACCAGGTAGAATACGTTAAGCTTCTCGAAGAAAACGAGAAGGCACTTGCGAACGACAAGATGCCAGCTCAGTCAGAACGGATGCTGCTCGGTATTACTAAGGCATCCTTGGCTACTGAATCATTTATCTCTGCTGCATCATTCCAAGAAACTACAAGGGTTCTTACCGAAGGTGCTGTAACAGGTAAGCGTGATTACTTGCGTGGCCTGAAAGAGAACGTAGTTGTAGGTCGATTGATCCCTGCAGGTACTGGTTTGACTTATCACTCAGAGCGCAAAAAGCGTAAAACTGCCAAAGTAGATGATATCGGTGTAAGTGCAGCTGATGTTGTAGAGGCGTTAAGTGCTGAGTTAAACAAGTAACTCTTTTGAGAAAAAACACTTTTTTCTTATAAAGGTACATATTAAGGCCGCTGTTTGTATAAAAATACAACAGCGGCCTTGACTATGTTGAAGGGCGTGATTAGACTTGCGCCCCGTAACATTATTGCCCATTTTGGGTTTGTTGTTTATTTACTAATTGGAGTTTGCTTTTATGGCAACTATTAATCAGTTGGTACGTAAGCCTCGTAAGCGTCAAGTTACTAAGAGTGACGTTCCTGCGTTGAAGGCTTGCCCTCAGCGTCGTGGCGTTTGTACTCGTGTTTACACAACTACACCGAAGAAGCCAAACTCGGCTTTGCGTAAAGTTTGTCGTGTACGTTTAACTAGCGGTTTTGAGGTTACATCGTACATCGGTGGTGAAGGTCACAACTTACAAGAGCACAGCGTTGTTCTTATTCGTGGTGGTCGTGTAAAAGACTTGCCTGGTGTTCGTTACCACACAGTTCGTGGTAGCTTGGATACTTCAGGTGTTGCTGATCGTAAGCAAGGTCGTTCTAAGTATGGTGCTAAGCGTCCTAAGGGTTAGTCCCGGATGTAAAGTAACCGCTTCCTTAGAGTGAGCGATCATTCTTAGGGTAAGAGTAAGGCTGGGCT
This genomic window from Alkalimarinus sediminis contains:
- the rpoB gene encoding DNA-directed RNA polymerase subunit beta: MTYSYTEKKRIRKEFGTLPTVMDVPYLLSIQMDSYRGFLQKDAEPGAKEDLGLHAAFKSVFPILSFSGNAALEYVSYRLGEPAFDVKECQLRGVTYAAPLRVKVRLIIYDKESANKAIKDIKEQEVYMGEMPLMTDNGTFVINGTERVIVSQLHRSPGVFFDHDKGKTHSSGKLLYSARVIPYRGSWLDFEFDPKDAVFVRIDRRRKLPASILLRALGYDSQQILDMFFETSKHKVSEEVCTLELVPSRLRGDIASFDIKDNEGNIIVEEGRRITARHIRQLEKAGISELEVPLNYIFGKVTAKDIVDERTGELLVECNTEITEEVVQTLVEAGVEEVETLYTNDLDCGPFISDTLRVDPTRSQLEALVEIYRMMRPGEPPTKESAENLFKNLFFTEERYDLSAVGRMKFNRRIGRDNEEGAGTLDNDDIIQVLKTLIDIRNGKGMVDDIDHLGNRRIRSVGEMAENQFRVGLVRVERAVRDRLSMAESDGLMPQDLINAKPVAAAVKEFFGSSQLSQFMDQNNPLSEVTHKRRVSALGPGGLTRERAGFEVRDVHPTHYGRVCPIETPEGPNIGLINSLATYARTNSFGFLESPYRKVVDGVVTDDIEYLSAIEESNYVIAQASAIIDESSTLTEELVTVRHKNEFTVMPPERVNYMDVSPRQVVSVAASLIPFLEHDDANRALMGSNMQRQAVPTLKAEKPLVGTGIERIVAQDSGVCVVAKRGGIVESVDASRIVVRANNDEVDAGDAGVDIYSLTKYTRSNQNTCINQKPLVKGGDQVARGDVMADGPSVDMGELALGQNMRIAFMPWNGFNFEDSILVSERVVKEDRFTTIHIQELTCVARDTKLGSEEITADIPNVGESALAKLDESGVVYIGAEVGAGDILVGKVTPKGETQLTPEEKLLRAIFGEKASDVKDTSLRVSTGTRGTVIDVQVFTRDGVEKDQRALDIENAQLNTFRKDLKDEYRIVETATYERLRELLVDNEVVGAPNLKKGDKLTNEYLDELSLSEWFKIRMASDDLNETLERSEAQLAERRAEHEERFEDKKRKLQTGDDLAPGVLKIVKVYVAIKRRIQPGDKMAGRHGNKGVISVIMPVEDMPYDEHGEPVDIVLNPLGVPSRMNVGQVLETHLGMAAKGLGVKINQMIKDQRDVAELRSFLGEIYNGIASKQEALDSFSDAEIVELAKNLRQGVPMATPAFDGAKESEIKELLRLAGLEDTGQTPLYDGRTGEKFDRPVTVGYMYMLKLNHLVDDKMHARSTGSYSLVTQQPLGGKAQFGGQRFGEMEVWALEAYGAAYTLQEMLTVKSDDVNGRTKMYKNIVDGDHRMEPGMPESFNVLVKEIRSLGIDIELENE
- the rpoC gene encoding DNA-directed RNA polymerase subunit beta', whose protein sequence is MKDLLNLLKNQNHNKEFDSIRIGLASPEMIRSWSYGEVKKPETINYRTFKPERDGLFCAKIFGPIKDYECLCGKYKRLKHRGVICEKCGVEVALASVRRDRMGHIELASPVAHIWFLKSLPSRIGMLLDMTLRDIERVLYFESFIVIDPGMTTLEAGQLLTDEQYYEALEEFGDEFDAKMGAEAVQALLKDIDLEGEISELREEIPATSSETKIKKLSKRLKLLEAFYNSGNNPEWMVLKVLPVLPPDLRPLVPLDGGRFATSDLNDLYRRVINRNNRLKRLLELSAPDIIVRNEKRMLQEAVDALLDNGRRGRAITGSNKRPLKSLADMIKGKQGRFRQNLLGKRVDYSGRSVIVVGPSLRLHQCGLPKKMALELFKPFIFSKLESRGLATTIKAAKKMVERETAEVWDILAEVIREHPVMLNRAPTLHRLGIQAFEPVLIEGKAIQLHPLVCAAYNADFDGDQMAVHVPLTLEAQLEARALMMSTNNILSPANGEPIIVPSQDVVLGLYYMTREKINVKGEGMVFSDIKEAHRAYSSNQVHLQAKVKIRVEEVVVDDEGNKTVSKSVVDTTVGRALLFDILPDGLPYSLVNQNMTKKAISKLINTSYRKCGLKDSVIFADQLMYLGFRQATLSGASIGVNDFVIPDEKETIINASTTEVKEIESQFASGLLTQGEKYNKVIDIWSRANDKVAKAMMDTLGKESVTDREGNEVTQDSFNSVYMMADSGARGSAAQIRQLAGMRGLMAKPDGSIIETPITANFREGLNVLQYFISTHGARKGLADTALKTANSGYLTRRLVDVAQDLVVTETDCGTEDGLLMTPMIEGGDVVVPLGDRVLGRVTAKDVYAPGNKEDAVLPVGTFLDEAMIAKIEEAGVDEIWVRSAITCETKYGVCSACYGRDLARGHIVNAGEAVGVIAAQSIGEPGTQLTMRTFHIGGAASRSSAVDNIQVKHGGKIRLHNMKSIERKDGNLVVASRSSALAVADDHGREREWYKLPYGALITAKDGDQVEAGAIVAKWDPHTHPIITEMEGIVKFIGMEEGITINTQTDELTGLSSVQVIDPKDRPAAGKDIRPMVQLVDNDGNELKLPVNDAPAQYFLPANALLSLRDGGAVEKGDVIARIPQESSKTRDITGGLPRVADLFEARKPKEPSILAEISGVVSFGKETKGKKRLVITPVDGGDPYEVLIPKHRQMNVFEGEQVEKGEVVSDGPSNPHDILRLLGVVELTRYITNEIQDVYRLQGVVINDKHIEVIVRQMLRKVDILDSGDTELIKGDQVEYVKLLEENEKALANDKMPAQSERMLLGITKASLATESFISAASFQETTRVLTEGAVTGKRDYLRGLKENVVVGRLIPAGTGLTYHSERKKRKTAKVDDIGVSAADVVEALSAELNK
- the rpsL gene encoding 30S ribosomal protein S12, which codes for MATINQLVRKPRKRQVTKSDVPALKACPQRRGVCTRVYTTTPKKPNSALRKVCRVRLTSGFEVTSYIGGEGHNLQEHSVVLIRGGRVKDLPGVRYHTVRGSLDTSGVADRKQGRSKYGAKRPKG